In the genome of Streptomyces fagopyri, the window TCTGATCGACCCCCTCGCGATGGTCACCCCGAACCATCTCGCGCAGCAGTTCCTCGTCGTGGGCGCGGAGTTGGCCGAGCCCACCGCGAACGTGACCGCCGTCGACTGGTCGGGGGCGTCCTTCCGGGGCGAGGGCCTCGGCATGTCGTCGACCTACGACGCGGGTTCGTTCACGGAGCGGCGCTGCTCGGCCGCCGTCAGGGCGGGTGTGGCGGCGGTGCTCCACGACCTGACGGGGATCGTGCTCTGGCTCGACCGGTCGTAGCGGCCGGCCCACGAGCCTGCCCCGGCGTGCCGGTGGCCGGGCTCTTCGCGTGGGGCGCGGACGGCCCCGCCCCACGTCCGGACCGGCGCCTGCGCCCGGCGGCCGCGCGGGGCAACCGGTGGTTCCATGACCAAGGCCCCCGTTCCGGGAACGGGGGCCTTCGCGAGCGGTTCGGTACGCGGTCGGACATGCGGCGCGGCGATGGTTCCCGTACGCCGGAAGGTCGAGGACGGCGCGGGGTCACCGCGGGGGTGGAAGCGGTCTCACACCACGAGTCATCTCCTGTGCAGGCTCGCCACCAGTGCCGCTCCGCGGCTGCGGACCTGAGGCGGGGAGGGGATGTTGGGATTGGGTGTCGACGCGTCGGGCTCGGGCGGCGCCGGAGCGTCCGTCCGCCCGCCCGCCGGCGCGCCCTCGATCGCGGCGGGAATCACCCTGCCCTCCCGGTCCCCCGCCGACCTGTTCTCCAGGGCGTACGGCATGAACGGGAGTTCGGCCCTCCGCACCGTGCCGGCGATGATCCGTTCCGGTCGCCCGGTCCCCTTGACCCGGGCGATCGTGCCCGCCAATCGCCCGTTCCCGGCCGGGAGCCCGAGGGCGTCCTTACGCTCCTGGATGTGCTGGAACCGCCGGAAGATTTCCGCCGCGTGGGAGAAGTCGGCCGTGGATCCCGAATCGAGACGGCCCTTCGCGGCCAGGAGATCGCCGTAGACGGCGCTGTAGGCGCTGCACAGTTTGATGGCTTCGTCGGCGCGGTCGCTCAGGCCGCTGGCGTGGGGAGCGACGATCACCAGTGCGGCGAATCCCGACAGCGCGGAGACGACCACCTGTGCGCCGAACTGCGAGGATTCGGCGATCGCGGGCCAGACCAGCAGTCCCGCCGTGAGGCTGAGCCCCGCCGAGGCCAGGGTGTACATCCGCACTTTCCGCACCAGCCCGGCGGCTTCCCGCGGCATGCGGCCGGCCCAGTACCCCGCGTCCTCCGCGCTTTCCTCGAGGAGCCGCAGCATCACTTCGTCGGCCGAGCTCTTCGGCTGCCTGAATACCTTGGAGATCAGTTTCATAGCACTCTCACGATTGATGGACACTGGGTCGACAGTGATAGCACCGGATCGTGACCCGAGACTTCGACGCGCATATGGTCTGCTAAATAATCATCCTCTTCGGCGATTCCACGCTGACGAATGAGGATGCGGTCGAGACCGGCGAAGGCCCTGAGAGTCCGGATGCCCGCGTTCGGGCGGAGCGACACGCGGAACGGCCGAAGAACACTTAGTATGGCGTAACGGGTGTTACCGGGCCCGGGGCTCCCCGCCGGTTCAGGCCTCCGCACCGGGGCCCGACCCGGAAGCCCCACCACATGCCGGAGACTCCGGCCCGATTGCAGCGGGCCGGAGTCTCCATGTGGTGCGGACGCTCCCGTGAGGACTAGTCGCGGTAGCCGCCACCGTCGCCACCGCGGTCGCCACCGCCGCGGTGGTGGTCCTCGACGACGCGGAAGCTGCCCACGACGCCGTCCTTGACCTTCACGCCACCGTGGACACGGAAGGGCATGACGCCATTGCTGGTGCTCCACGGGCCGACCGTGGCAATGGGCGAACCGTTGTCACAGGTGGCGCCACGGAAGACCTCGACGGTCTTGTGGCTGTCGTTGCGCACGTTGAAGCTCCGGGAACCAAGACCGCTGACCACGGTGATGCAGCCCCAGGAGTGAGCGGAGTACGAGCGCTCGTTGAAGTCGATCCGGCCCTCGTAGTGACGACGGCCACCACGGTCGCCGCCGCCTCCTCCTCCTTCGTTACCCTTCGACTGGCCGCTGTCGCCACCCATGGGAGCAACCTGCTGAACGGCGGGGGCGGCCTCAGGAGCCGCGGCGGCCGAGGCGTAGGTGACGCCCGTGGCGACGAGGGCCGCAGCGGCCGCAACGGTGGCAGTCACCGCAATGTTGCGCGTGGTCATGTCGCTTTTCCCTATCTCTGAGACGTCGGCCGCACCGGCCGATCTGTGAGAGAACGTACCGATAATCCCTTTATCTGCAATATCGGACACGCGGAAGTCTGACGACAGACACCCGAATGGACGCACGCGGCCCGGCGCGCGATACCGGGGGTGCTCCTGACGCGTTCCCAACTCGGCCTGCGATAAGGGCAGTTGTGGGCTCACGTCGCTGACCGGCGGTGCCTTGAATCGCCCGTCGCGACGGGCCGTCCGCCGTCCTCGACCGACACGCCGTGCCGTGCCGTCACCACCTGCGGTGTCGGGGCATCCGGCACACCACCCCGGAAAGGAGACCGGGGTTCCCCTGCCGCCGGACCGACGGGCGCCGTGCCACGGGTCCGGCGGCGGCCCGCTCCGCCGCCGGTCCTTCACCCGACCGGGCTACCCAGGACCGACGGCGGGGTGCGCCGCCGGTTATGACGGCCGGCCGCCGAACTGCCAGTCATGGACCTCGACGCGGGAGTAGCGGTCCGCCGTCAGCACCGCGCGCGCCGCGTCCGCGTCCGGCGCTCGGACCAGCGCGGCCGTACCCAGCCAGGCGGTGCCGTCGTCGGACAGCAGCGGCCCGTACGCGATCAGCTCCTCCCGGCCGGGCGGCACCGCGAGATCGGCGGCCTCCTCCGCGCCGAGGCCGAGCACCAGGTACCTCTTGCCACCGGTACGGCCACCGGGGAAGTCCCACATGGTGCGCCCCAGCGTGTTGCGCCACCGGCGCAGCAGCACGTCCCGGTACACACCGGCCTGGTAGCCGGGCTCGTCGAAGGCGAACGCACGGGCGGCGGCGGGATCCGGCAGATCGACGATGTGCACACTGCCCGTGGGTGTGTCGTCGTCGCCTGCGAAGGTCGGTCCGCGGGCGATCATCTCCTTCGCGTAGCGGTCCATGTAGGACCAGTGCTCTTCCAGCAGCCGGCCGCGCAACGCGAGCGAACCGGGGCGGTCCTGGTGATAGCAGAGAAACTCCATGTCCATGGACTCTTCCCGCTTCACGGCCGCATCTCAACGGGATTCGGCGACGCCGGCCGTACGCTCCGGCGCCGATCCCCCGCCTGCGCCCCTCGGCCCGGGACACCGACGTGAAGGCGCCGCCCCTCCGCCCCCTGACACGGCGTTGAAGGGCCTCCGCACGGCGCACCTGTGCGGGCGTCCGGCGACGCGACACGCACAGGTGCGCCGGTGCGGCGCTGTCGGGTGGGTGGGTCAGTTCAGGGTGCGGCAGAGCAGGGCGGCGGGGCCCGGGTTGGCGCCCAGCCGCGTGGTGAAGGCGATCCCGGCCGCGTACTCGTCGTCGGCGCACTGGCCCTTGTAGTCGCCGTAGGCGAAGTCCCCGCCGGCTGCGTTGGCGGGCCGGTTGTCGGAGCGGTCGAACCACACCGTCCGCCCGGTGCCGCCCAGCGAGTCGCGGGCGGGCACGCACAGGGCCGCCGAGGTCCGGCCGCCGCGCCGGCTGTAGCCGATGAGGTAGTTCCCGCCGGGACACTGGAACTTGGTGTAGCCGGAGGCCCAGTCGCCGCCGGCGGGTACATGGCGCTCGTCGGTGACGACCGTCTGGGCGTCGCCCCCCGCGCGCAGGTCGCCGGCGGTGGCATCGGTGCACAGTCCGCGGCCGCCGCTGTGGCCGAGCCCGATCAGCCGCTGGCCGTCGGGGCAGGCGGCCTTGTAGGCACCCGGGTCCCAGTCACCGCGGGCGCGCACCCGGAGGGACTGGACGTAGTCGCCGTGGTCGGTGGCGAGCATGCGCCAGCCGGGGACCGCGGCGACGGGTCCGGTGCGCGTCGGGGAGGTCATGAGCCGGTTCCAGGCGGTGCCTCGCCAGTCGGCCTGGTCGAGGATGCCGTACCGGTTGCCGGCGGTGTCGTAACGCAGCAGGGACCAGTCGTCGTGTCCCTCCCAGCCGACGAGCGGCCAGTAGGCGAAGTCCACGTCATGGTCGGCGAAGTAGTCGGTGATGTTGCCGAACCAGGTACGAGCGGCGGTGCCCGTCTCACCCGCTCCGATGCCGAACTCGCTGATCCAGACGGGTGCGGTGAAGTGCTGGTTCCCCTCCTCCGCGACGAACAGCGCCTCGTCGTCGAGGGTTTGGTAGAGCTGGTCCCGGGTGAGGTCCTGGTAGCGGGCGTCATGGGTCTCGCCGATCCCGGTGGCGCCGCTGTGGTGGGGGCCGGTGTATCCGTAGAAGTGGGCGGAGTACACGAGCTTGTGAGCGGCGACGAGGGTGTGCGAGAGCGTGCGCGCCGGGGTGAGGGTGGGGCGGCCGTGCGGCAGTCCGTCGACCGGCAGGCCGGTCCAGTTGATCCCCTCGATGACGATGAGGAGGTCGGGATCGGCCTCGGTCAGGATGCGGTCCGCGGCGAGTTGGGCCGCCGCGTACCAGTCGTGGGCGTCGCCCTGACCCCAGTTGGGATCGTCCAGCACGTCGCGGCGTACCTCGTTGTAGAGGTCGGCGCCCACCACGCCGGGGTCGCCGGCGTAACGGCGGGCCATGAAGACCCAGTCGTCCGCCCACTGCTGGGTGGACTGGCCGCTGTTCCACCGTTCGTTGCCGTCGATGCCGCAGCACCAGCGGGAGGTGTTCGTGTGGTTGTTCAGGATGACGGCGAACCCGTCCCGGGTGAGGGCGGCGACGACGGCGTCGTAGACCTGGAGGGGTGTCCTGCCGCGCAGTTGCGGGTTGGCCGTGACGGCGGCGTCCGGCACGGGCGCCGTCCCATGGATCATCTCGTTGGAGAAGGGCAGCCGGATGCTGTTGATGCCGAGCCGGTGGAAGTCGCCGAGAAGCTGGGTCAGCGGGACACGGTCCAGCCCCAGGGGGATGCCGTACGAGTTCTGGCCGGCGTGGTGGGCGGCCGGGTCGGCGGTGCTGCCGCTGCCGGTCCAGGAGCCCTGCGCGCCGTCCCAGTTGGCCGACTTGAGCCGGAAGCGGTTGCCCGCCGCGTCGACGATGTACCGCCCGCGGGTGGACAAGGGGGGTTGCCATGTCTCGGCCGCGGGCGCGGCGGCGGGGACCGTCGGTCCGCCCGGAGGCTCCGCGGTGGCGGCGACGGCACCGGGCGCCGTGGCCAGCAGGAGGAGGGCCGTGGCCGCGAATGTCAGGTACTTGCCAAGTCTGCGCGTCGTCATGGGGCCTCCGCGAGTGGAGTCGGTGCACGGACGGTGGGGGCGTGCGGGCGCGCCGGACCTCACCTTGGGGGCGGGAGTCGCGGCAGCGCGCTCCTGGACCGGGAGCGACAACCCCAACGCCGTTTGCCACGACGGGACTTCACTCTTCAGGCCGATCGCAGGAACGGGCTGAGCCTAGCGGGAGGACGATGCCGCGGAGGGCGGTTCGGACCACCCGTGACGGCGGGCGCGGAAGGAAGTGACCCACGGGTGGGCGTCCGCCCTCGCGGGAGATCGGCGACGGCATCCGAAAGCGCCACAAGTCATCCACCGGGACGGAGTTCGGGCTCCCGCGAGTACGAACACCCCATCCACGTCCGCTGGTTGTTCATGTGACGGAGCCCTCCGCAACCCTTGCCCGGCTAGGCATGCGCACGTCATCATTACCGCCGGGTATCTACTCGCATAGACACCCGCTTCTCCCCCTTTTTTTCCTGCTTCACCGGCTTCGCACGCTCCATCAGCTCCCTCTGCTCCGCTGACAGCGACCACCCGTCCCCCGCCATCTGGAGGATCGCCCCAGTGAGACCCCGTCAATCCCGTCGTCGCGGCACCGTCGCCGCCCTCGTGGGATCCCTGCTGGCCCTGTCCGCCGGCCAGACCGCCGGCGCTCTGCAGGCGACCGCGGCCACCCCCGCTCCCACCACCACCGCCGCCTCGGTCGACGCGACACAGGACCAGGCCGCCCGCGCGATCGCCCGCTCCCTCACCGACTCCGCCTGGCGCACCCGCGTCCGGCACGCCGCCCTGACCTCCGACGAGGTTCCCGTCACCGCCCTCGCGGGACGGGCGGGCGGCGGCCTCAAGGCCACCCTGGCCGCGGCCGACCGGCGCATCGCCACCGCCAAGGGACTCGACGCGAAGGTCGGCCCGCTGCTGCGGCTGCGCCTCGGGTCCGACAGCATGCGCGGCGCGCTGACCTCCGGCACCGCGCCGTGGGTCGCCCCGGCCACCTCCGACGACGACGCCACCACCGTGGTCGCCTACGACAGCCGCGGCCGGGCGCACACCCTCGACGCCCGGCACACCCCGGCCCACCCCGTGTACGTCGTCGACATCGACGGCTCCAAGGCACTGGCCGCCGGTCTGGACGTCCTCGACGAACAGTTCCGCCGGTACGGCCTCGCCTCCGGTGCCTCGGCGGCGAAACCGCAGGCGGACGCGTCCAAGCGGGCGCAGGCGGCCGGCGGGGGCTTCTGGACCAGCCGTATCACCGCGGTGGAGCTCTCGGACGACGAGGAACCCTGGGTGAAGGGCGACGCCGAGATCTACACGCTCGTCACCGGCTTCGGACACGACGGCCAGGTACGGGTCGACCCCGTCGACATGCCGTACCTCGACAACGACGGCACCGTGTACCGGCCCAACCAGATCCTCGTCAACTGGTCCAACTACAAGTACAACCTGGCCGACGCCGTCATGATGGAGGAGGACGGCAGCACCAACTACCGCGACCTCGCCAAGGCCATCGCCACGGCCCTGCTGACCATCACGGACCAAGGCACCTACATCCCCTTGGTGAACGCGGTGCTGGACGCCATCCCGAACGACTGGTGGACCGACGACCCCGACTACGTCGACTCCTGGTACACCCTCGCCCAGAGCGACAACGGCACCCGCTACGGCGCGCGCGCCAACGGCTGGATGACCGTGGAGCCGTACTTCGTCCAGGAGTTCTGAGCCGGCACGCTCTCCCGGTCACCCCACCACGCTCCCCCGCACGACATGCGGTGTGGTGGGGCCCGGCCGGGCCGCAGTCGGCCACGAAGGCAAGGAGCCGTGCCCGGGGGACGCCCCGGGCACGGCTCGGCCGTGATACGCCGTCCCTCAGCCCGCGGTGGGCGGACGGCGGACCGCGGCGGGGATCACCGGCCGGTCTTCTTCAGGAAGACGGGGTTGGTGAGGGCGGCCATCGGGCCGAACATGAGCGCGGCGCCCATGGTGTTGCCCTGACCGGGCGTGCCGTCCGCCATGGGGTGGCGGACCTCGGCGCGGACGTAGGCGGCGAGCGACGTGGTCGTCCGCCAGGTGACGGTGCCCTCGCCGGAGGCGCCCACCGACTCCTGGTGCATCTGACCCTCGTCGGTGATGAAACGAACCGTGCCGTTGGGCACGCCCTTCACGTCGAGTCGGATGTCCACGGGCGCGTCGGCGGACGCCTTGAGGGTCTCGCCGATGCCGGCCTGCTTCGCCTCACCGGAGGCGGTGAAGGTCAGTTCCACCGCGGAGGTCTCCGCGATGTAGCTGCGACCGGCACGGATACCGTCCATGATCGCGTCGGTGGCCAGGTCGTCGGCCAGGACCACGTTGTGCGGCATACCGATGACCTGCGGCGCGCTGTGCGCGTCGCTGTTGCCCATCGCCGGGACCCAGCGTCCACCGCCGCGGACCGCCTCACCGATCTTCTGGTCCCAGGTGCTGATGGCGTGCTCGTCGTCGTACGTCCACGGGCCGGTCCACACCTCGGTGGCGTCCGTGTCCTCGAAGCCGAACTTCCACTGGCTCGCGACATACGCGCAGTACATGTGGGCGGGCACCACGATGCCGCCGCTGCGGCGCACCTGGCGGGCGAAGCGCGGGAACGCGTCGTCACGGTTGCGGTAACGCCAGTCGATCCACTCGCCGGGCTCCACACCGAGCGCCAGCCAGTGGCCGTTGCGGGTGGTGACCTCCTCGCCGGTGACGATGAGCAGTTCGGAGTCGGCGTACTCGCCCCAGACACCGTGCGAGGACGAGGTGTTGTGGTCGGTGGAGACCATGAAGTCGAGCCCCGCGGCGCGCGCGCCGGCGGCCACCTCGGCGGGCTGGCGCTTTCCGTCGGAGTGCACGGTGTGCAGGTGGCAGTCGCCCCGGTACCAGGCGCGACCACGGCCCTTGGCGCGCCGCGGCGGGAAGTTCCTGACGGCGGCCGGGCCGGGCTCGCCGTAGGTCAGGGTCACCTGGACGCGGTAGTTCAGACCCTGGGGCGCGACCTGGTACGGGCCGAGGACGATGTGCCAGGTGCCGCGGCCGACGGGGCCGGGGAGGTAACC includes:
- a CDS encoding glycoside hydrolase family 5 protein codes for the protein MTTRRLGKYLTFAATALLLLATAPGAVAATAEPPGGPTVPAAAPAAETWQPPLSTRGRYIVDAAGNRFRLKSANWDGAQGSWTGSGSTADPAAHHAGQNSYGIPLGLDRVPLTQLLGDFHRLGINSIRLPFSNEMIHGTAPVPDAAVTANPQLRGRTPLQVYDAVVAALTRDGFAVILNNHTNTSRWCCGIDGNERWNSGQSTQQWADDWVFMARRYAGDPGVVGADLYNEVRRDVLDDPNWGQGDAHDWYAAAQLAADRILTEADPDLLIVIEGINWTGLPVDGLPHGRPTLTPARTLSHTLVAAHKLVYSAHFYGYTGPHHSGATGIGETHDARYQDLTRDQLYQTLDDEALFVAEEGNQHFTAPVWISEFGIGAGETGTAARTWFGNITDYFADHDVDFAYWPLVGWEGHDDWSLLRYDTAGNRYGILDQADWRGTAWNRLMTSPTRTGPVAAVPGWRMLATDHGDYVQSLRVRARGDWDPGAYKAACPDGQRLIGLGHSGGRGLCTDATAGDLRAGGDAQTVVTDERHVPAGGDWASGYTKFQCPGGNYLIGYSRRGGRTSAALCVPARDSLGGTGRTVWFDRSDNRPANAAGGDFAYGDYKGQCADDEYAAGIAFTTRLGANPGPAALLCRTLN
- a CDS encoding YciI family protein is translated as MEFLCYHQDRPGSLALRGRLLEEHWSYMDRYAKEMIARGPTFAGDDDTPTGSVHIVDLPDPAAARAFAFDEPGYQAGVYRDVLLRRWRNTLGRTMWDFPGGRTGGKRYLVLGLGAEEAADLAVPPGREELIAYGPLLSDDGTAWLGTAALVRAPDADAARAVLTADRYSRVEVHDWQFGGRPS
- a CDS encoding CehA/McbA family metallohydrolase, coding for MCLDGHCESHVNIFEPEAGGEGEASGALGRRRLLAAGVAGAAALTLAPVSFAEAADGTTAGAPPQTGEETRVITGLLPTGVADFVYLPVEVPRGVQKIAVSYSYDKPGVPSGTPGNSCDIGVFDERGIELGGRGFRGWSGGFRTSFEISNSEATPGYLPGPVGRGTWHIVLGPYQVAPQGLNYRVQVTLTYGEPGPAAVRNFPPRRAKGRGRAWYRGDCHLHTVHSDGKRQPAEVAAGARAAGLDFMVSTDHNTSSSHGVWGEYADSELLIVTGEEVTTRNGHWLALGVEPGEWIDWRYRNRDDAFPRFARQVRRSGGIVVPAHMYCAYVASQWKFGFEDTDATEVWTGPWTYDDEHAISTWDQKIGEAVRGGGRWVPAMGNSDAHSAPQVIGMPHNVVLADDLATDAIMDGIRAGRSYIAETSAVELTFTASGEAKQAGIGETLKASADAPVDIRLDVKGVPNGTVRFITDEGQMHQESVGASGEGTVTWRTTTSLAAYVRAEVRHPMADGTPGQGNTMGAALMFGPMAALTNPVFLKKTGR
- a CDS encoding DUF3103 family protein, which gives rise to MRPRQSRRRGTVAALVGSLLALSAGQTAGALQATAATPAPTTTAASVDATQDQAARAIARSLTDSAWRTRVRHAALTSDEVPVTALAGRAGGGLKATLAAADRRIATAKGLDAKVGPLLRLRLGSDSMRGALTSGTAPWVAPATSDDDATTVVAYDSRGRAHTLDARHTPAHPVYVVDIDGSKALAAGLDVLDEQFRRYGLASGASAAKPQADASKRAQAAGGGFWTSRITAVELSDDEEPWVKGDAEIYTLVTGFGHDGQVRVDPVDMPYLDNDGTVYRPNQILVNWSNYKYNLADAVMMEEDGSTNYRDLAKAIATALLTITDQGTYIPLVNAVLDAIPNDWWTDDPDYVDSWYTLAQSDNGTRYGARANGWMTVEPYFVQEF